In a single window of the Salmo trutta chromosome 21, fSalTru1.1, whole genome shotgun sequence genome:
- the LOC115156417 gene encoding C-C motif chemokine 20-like, whose product MAQIRAPVIVLLVLLAVGLFTTEVSAAKRGFPTGCCTRYSQGRIDIGLIRGFSIQTVTDECNIDAIIFHTVRGRFPCVDPTKGWVIKAVRMLRERAEGLNKKRS is encoded by the exons ATGGCCCAGATCAGAGCCCCTGTTATTGTGCTGCTCGTGCTCCTGGCTGTGGGCCTGTTCACTACTGAGGTTTCCGCTGCTAAACGAG GTTTTCCTACAGGCTGTTGTACACGTTACTCCCAGGGTAGGATAGACATTGGTCTCATCCGTGGCTTTTCCATACAGACAGTGACTGACGAGTGCAACATTGATGCTATCAT TTTCCACACTGTCAGAGGGAGATTCCCTTGTGTGGATCCCACCAAGGGCTGGGTTATAAAAGCTGTTCGCATGCTGAG ggagagagcGGAAGGATTGAACAAGAAAAGGTCATAG